The genomic stretch CAGGGAATCAGAACAGAGAAGTTCGGGGCTTTCGGGATACAGGGATTCAATATTCAGGTATCTTATCCTTTAAGCAGTGAAATCTTTGGAGAAAAAACAGATTATGCGAAGAAATATGCTTCAAAAGGTGAAATACGAAATGAGAACTATTACTTTGATGATGATAATTACTCACGTTTTGATCAAAGTTGGACATTGAATATTAATGCCAACTATGCTTATTCAAAAGGAACGAACAGGTTTGGAAGTAAAATTGCTTCTGTAGGTCTTGATGGAAGTATTAAACTTACCCCTTATTGGAATGTTACCGGAAGTACACATTATGACCTGGTGACTAAAGAACTGGCGTATACAAGAATTGGTTTTTCAAGGGATCAGCGAAGTTTTACCATTAATTTTAACTGGGTGCCATTCGGGCAGTATAAAGTATATGACTTCTTTATTGGGATCAAAGCCAATATCTTAAGTGATGCATTGAAGTATAAAGACAGAAGCTTTACACAGCCAAATTCACCTTTCTAATATCAGATTGGCATTTGCCAATATAAATTTTATATTTGCAACCAAAATAAATCTAACGAAATTATCATGAAATTGCTTAACTTGATTATCGTTGGTAATAGAAGATGATTTTATAAAAAAATAAATATCCGTATATGAAACAAATAATCAACACAGTTAATGCACCTGCAGCTATCGGACCATATTCGCAAGCCAATATGGCAAACGGAGTTTTGTATATCTCCGGACAGATCCCTGTAGATCCATCAACGGGTAAACTGGTAGAAGGAATTGAGAAAGAAACACATCAGGTAATGAAAAACCTTGAAGCAATCCTTACAGAGGCTGGAATGACTTTTAAAAATGTTGTAAAAGCAACAATTTTCCTTAAGAGCATGGATGATTTTGCAGTAATGAATGATATTTATGCTTCTTATTTAGATGCAGAAAGCTATCCGGCACGTGAAACAGTGCAGGTTTCTTGTCTGCCTAAAAATGTGGATATTGAAATTTCTATGATCGCACATCAGGATTAATGAACTTTATAAGAAATACATTTGCGGTATTGATAGGTCTTGGTATTGCAGGACTTATAATTACTCTTGGTATAAGGGCTTTTCCGCAATGGGTTACTTTCGAAGCTTTTGCTCCGTTTGAGCATTGGCAGAGATTTCTTTTCAGTATGAAAGACGATAAGGCCTTTTTTGGTTTTCTTTTGTTTATTTCCGGACTGGGAACTACTATAGGTGGAGTAGCAACGGCAATTATCGTTAAATATGCTAAAGTAGCTTATGCTATTCTGATCGGCTTTATCATGCTTTTTATAGCAATGCTGGATGTAATTATTTTCCCTTATCATCCTACTTTTTATAAGATTTCAATCTTCCTTACTTTTTTTCCGTTTTCCTGGATTGGGGGTAAAATTGTAGAAGTGATCTATGAGCGAAACAAGAAGAAAAGAATCGCTGAGAAAATGAATAAACCCAAGTAAATAATAAAAAAACGCTGCAAATTTTTGCAGCGTTTTTTTTATTATATGAAAACAACTATTGTTTTCTTTTTGATTAAGGCATTTTAAATCCTTTTGTGTACATTCTTCCATAGTCATCCACAAATTTCACCTGTACATTCCCCTGGTATTTATTCAGAATGTTTTCGATGTCTTTTTGTGAATTTACAGGTTTACCATTTACTTCGATGATGATGTAATTGTCTACAATTCCGATCTTAGCCATTTCACCACCTTCAGATACATTTTTAGTAACAACACCACTATTCAGACCATATTCAGTTTTGAATCTCTCGTTAAGAGGATCAAATTCAGCTCCGATTTTTTCTGTAACGCTAAGGTCTGCTTTGGTTCTGGTAGAAGTTCCACCTTTCTGATCTCTTAAAGTCACATTGGTTGTAGATTCTTTGCCGTTTCTTGAATACGTTACCTGAACTTTATCACCAGGACGTTTACTACCGATTGACATCGAAAGATCAGCAAAATCAGTAATGTCGTAGTTATCTATTTTTGTAATGATATCTCCTTTTTTCAGTCCAGCATCTTCTGCTCCACTGTTGTCTCCAAATCCTGTTACATACACTCCGCTACCTGACTTAATATTGGTTTTGAATTGCTTGTTATAGGCCTGAACCTGTTGGTCATTTGAAAGATCTAATGATGAAACTCCTAAGAATCCTCTTTGTACGATACCGAATTTCTTGATATCCTCAACAATTTTTCTGGCTAAGTTCGATGGAACAGCAAATCCATACCCCTGATAATATCCTGTTGTAGATTGGATCGCAGAGTTAATCCCAATAAGTTCACCATTGGTATTTACCAAAGCTCCTCCTGAGTTTCCTGGGTTGATAGCAGCATCTGTCTGAATAAAGCTTTCAATAGGGTTACTTGCTTTCCCCTGGCTTCCTAATATACCAATTCCTCTTCCTTTAGCAGAAACAATACCTGCCGTTACCGTGGAATTTAATCCTAGTGGATTTCCTACGGCTAATACCCATTGCCCAACATCAATATTGTCAGAATTCGCAAAATTTAAGTAAGGAAGTCCTTTTTCTTCGATCTTTAATAGAGAAATGTCTGTATTAGGGTCAGTTCCCACTAAAGTAGCGATGTATGATTTTTTATTGCTCAGAACAACTTCCAGTTTATTAGCACCTGCTACAACGTGGTTGTTTGAGATGATATACCCGTCAGGAGAAATGATGACCCCAGAACCCATTCCTGAAGGCATGTTATCTGGTGCCTGTTGTTGCTTTTGTCTTTGCTGGCCTCTTCCACCAAATGGATCTCCGAAGAAATAATCAAACAGGTCCTGCTCAGTAGCTCTGCTTGCTGTTCTGCTTTGATAATTTTTAATAGTAACTACAGCCGGAACGGTTGTTTTAGCTGCTTTTACAAAGTCATCACCAACTGCTCCTGTATTCATTCCTGCGAATGATGTGTTAGGAGCGGATGTTGTGAAAAATGATTGATCTCCATTATTGGAGCCGTGTCCGAAATATTGTATAGCTCCAACGGTAGTAGCTCCGGAAATAACCCCAACTACTGCAAATGGTAATAGTTTTTTTAAAGTACTCTTCATTGTATATCTTTCTTGTTTATTAATTAATTTCTTTTTTATGTTTTTGAGTAAACAAATTTAATGTTAAATAAGTAAGCAATTAGTATGCTATGTTTCAATTTTAACTAAAATTTAACGGCTATTATATCATTTTGTGCATTATGTCATAATTGTTAAGCCCAGAGTTAACAAAAATTAAAAAAAAATTAAACGAAATGTGACAGAATGTTGCAGTATAAGTGCAAAGTAAAATATCCGGTTTCATGATTCCTTGCCAGCAGCTGTCAATTATCATTGTGCCTGTTGAAAGGCATTAATTTGAAAATGTTTATCTTTGCAAAAATATTTTTCTCACTTAAAACGTTTATAGCATGCAACTGTATAACACCTTAAGCGCAGAAGAAAGAGCTAGACTTATTGATGAAGCTGGTAAGGAACGTCTTACTTTATCTTTCTATGCGTACGCTAAAATTGAAGATCCCAAAAAATTTCGTGACGACTTATTCATAGCCTGGAATGCCCTGGATGCACTTGGCCGTATTTATGTTGCCCATGAAGGAATTAATGCTCAGATGAGTGTTCCTGCAGATCAATTTGAGGCTTTTCGCGATACGTTGGAGGTTTATGACTTTATGAAAGGGATCCGTTTGAATGTAGCGGTAGAACAAGACAATCATTCCTTTTTAAAGCTGACCATTAAAGTAAGACATAAAATTGTTGCTGATGGTTTGAATGATGATACTTTTGATGTAACCAATAAAGGAGTTCATTTAAAAGCTCAGGAATTTAATAATATGCTTGATGATCCCAATACCATTGTGGTTGATTTTAGAAATCACTACGAAAGTGAAGTTGGGCATTTTGAAGGGGCTATTACTCCTGATGTGGAAAACTTCAGAGAAAGTTTGCCGATCATTAACGAACAACTACAAGACTTCAAAGAAGATAAAAATCTTTTGATGTACTGTACGGGAGGTATCCGTTGTGAAAAAGCGAGCGCCTATTTCAAGCATCAAGGGTTTAAAAATGTTTTTCAGCTGGAAGGAGGAATCATTGAATATACCCGCCAGATTAAAGAAGAAGGAATAGAAAGTAAATTCATTGGTAAAAACTTCGTATTTGATCACCGTTTAGGGGAAAGAATTACGGATGACATTATTTCTCAGTGTCATCAGTGTGGGAAGCCTTGTGATAATCATACCAATTGTGCTAATGATGCCTGCCATCTTTTATTTATCCAGTGTGATGAATGTAAGGCAGCAATGGAAAACTGTTGTTCTACAGAATGTTTAGATACGATCCATTTACCTTGGGACGAACAGGTGAAACTGAGAAAAGGAT from Chryseobacterium indologenes encodes the following:
- a CDS encoding RidA family protein, with the translated sequence MKQIINTVNAPAAIGPYSQANMANGVLYISGQIPVDPSTGKLVEGIEKETHQVMKNLEAILTEAGMTFKNVVKATIFLKSMDDFAVMNDIYASYLDAESYPARETVQVSCLPKNVDIEISMIAHQD
- a CDS encoding trypsin-like peptidase domain-containing protein, which gives rise to MKSTLKKLLPFAVVGVISGATTVGAIQYFGHGSNNGDQSFFTTSAPNTSFAGMNTGAVGDDFVKAAKTTVPAVVTIKNYQSRTASRATEQDLFDYFFGDPFGGRGQQRQKQQQAPDNMPSGMGSGVIISPDGYIISNNHVVAGANKLEVVLSNKKSYIATLVGTDPNTDISLLKIEEKGLPYLNFANSDNIDVGQWVLAVGNPLGLNSTVTAGIVSAKGRGIGILGSQGKASNPIESFIQTDAAINPGNSGGALVNTNGELIGINSAIQSTTGYYQGYGFAVPSNLARKIVEDIKKFGIVQRGFLGVSSLDLSNDQQVQAYNKQFKTNIKSGSGVYVTGFGDNSGAEDAGLKKGDIITKIDNYDITDFADLSMSIGSKRPGDKVQVTYSRNGKESTTNVTLRDQKGGTSTRTKADLSVTEKIGAEFDPLNERFKTEYGLNSGVVTKNVSEGGEMAKIGIVDNYIIIEVNGKPVNSQKDIENILNKYQGNVQVKFVDDYGRMYTKGFKMP
- a CDS encoding rhodanese-related sulfurtransferase; translation: MQLYNTLSAEERARLIDEAGKERLTLSFYAYAKIEDPKKFRDDLFIAWNALDALGRIYVAHEGINAQMSVPADQFEAFRDTLEVYDFMKGIRLNVAVEQDNHSFLKLTIKVRHKIVADGLNDDTFDVTNKGVHLKAQEFNNMLDDPNTIVVDFRNHYESEVGHFEGAITPDVENFRESLPIINEQLQDFKEDKNLLMYCTGGIRCEKASAYFKHQGFKNVFQLEGGIIEYTRQIKEEGIESKFIGKNFVFDHRLGERITDDIISQCHQCGKPCDNHTNCANDACHLLFIQCDECKAAMENCCSTECLDTIHLPWDEQVKLRKGLQVGNKVFRKGKSDALKFKNSGDLPKVPLAKAETKNIRQKISVKKVLIGKAEHYFSKSKIGQFLIENKELSVGDRVLVSGPTTGEQELTITQIYANGGPCETAKQGDQITFEIPFRVRLSDKLYKILEPAENA